Proteins encoded by one window of Lacipirellulaceae bacterium:
- a CDS encoding response regulator, with translation MASNTVASPPPTIHIVDDDPVGVEAVTRLVQSMNVPTRSFDSAESFLSFYDDQPGCIVTDHRLVGYTGLELQAQLLEKGYNIPIIIVTAFARTAMTVQAVKSGAITVLDKPYSDDEMWQAIRFALAEDKRQREEVARHAEVAHRLASLTQKERLVLERVLEGKANKAMASELEVSLRTIENRRRSIFTKLEVNSVAELVTLVLRFDGSESAAKGSNSVSQPNSLPQFFKET, from the coding sequence TTGGCCAGCAATACCGTAGCCAGCCCACCTCCCACGATCCACATCGTGGATGACGACCCTGTCGGTGTCGAGGCTGTGACTCGATTAGTCCAGTCAATGAATGTGCCGACCCGGAGCTTTGACTCCGCGGAGTCGTTTCTAAGTTTCTACGATGACCAGCCAGGGTGTATCGTCACAGATCATCGATTGGTTGGATACACCGGCCTTGAGCTCCAAGCGCAGTTGCTTGAAAAGGGCTACAACATTCCCATCATTATCGTGACTGCCTTCGCACGCACGGCGATGACCGTGCAGGCTGTGAAGTCCGGTGCCATTACGGTCCTCGACAAACCCTATAGTGATGACGAAATGTGGCAGGCGATACGCTTTGCTCTTGCTGAAGACAAGCGCCAACGCGAAGAGGTAGCTCGCCATGCAGAAGTTGCCCATCGCTTGGCTAGTCTCACGCAGAAGGAAAGGCTCGTCCTTGAAAGGGTTCTCGAAGGGAAGGCGAACAAGGCGATGGCAAGCGAGTTAGAGGTCAGCCTACGAACCATCGAAAACCGTCGACGAAGCATTTTCACAAAACTCGAGGTGAATTCGGTGGCAGAACTCGTAACGCTAGTGCTTCGTTTTGATGGAAGCGAGAGCGCAGCGAAAGGATCGAATTCGGTTTCGCAACCGAACTCGCTACCCCAGTTCTTCAAGGAAACCTAG
- a CDS encoding class I SAM-dependent methyltransferase → MFELSIHDYELLDFGEGRKLEQFGPWKLDRPCPAADQPRQNPQLWKQSTARFEGNRAADGTWKPSPQKWAHHDVELQVELDKSASFKMLLTALPSGQVGIFPEQFTNWQWIVDQICRALKQQTDEPLKVLNLFAYTGGSTLAAAVAGAEVTHVDAAKSMVTRARQNATACGLTAHPVRWIVEDATKFCQREVKRGNHYDAVILDPPSYGHGPKGESWSIGRDLLPLLKLVRQLTSKRRAFILTTCHTPSIGPAELEAMLAEGIFGQCGQGGKTGKLFLEAATGKKLESGVYARWPG, encoded by the coding sequence ATGTTCGAACTTTCCATTCACGACTACGAATTGCTCGATTTCGGCGAGGGGCGAAAGCTAGAGCAATTCGGGCCCTGGAAGCTCGACCGCCCCTGTCCCGCTGCCGACCAGCCACGACAGAACCCGCAACTTTGGAAGCAATCGACTGCGCGCTTCGAGGGAAACCGTGCGGCGGACGGCACTTGGAAGCCCTCGCCGCAGAAATGGGCACACCACGACGTCGAATTGCAAGTCGAGTTGGACAAGTCGGCAAGCTTCAAAATGTTGCTTACCGCATTGCCGTCTGGTCAGGTGGGGATCTTCCCTGAGCAATTTACGAACTGGCAATGGATCGTCGATCAGATCTGTCGGGCACTCAAGCAACAAACCGATGAACCTCTGAAAGTTCTCAACCTTTTCGCTTACACCGGCGGCAGCACACTCGCTGCCGCGGTTGCCGGTGCGGAAGTCACGCACGTTGACGCCGCCAAAAGCATGGTCACCCGCGCCCGCCAAAACGCCACCGCTTGTGGCTTAACCGCGCACCCCGTGCGCTGGATCGTCGAAGACGCCACCAAGTTCTGCCAGCGCGAAGTAAAGCGAGGGAACCACTACGACGCCGTGATCCTTGACCCGCCCAGCTATGGCCACGGCCCAAAGGGTGAGTCATGGTCCATCGGTCGCGATCTGCTGCCATTGTTAAAACTCGTCCGCCAACTGACGAGCAAACGACGGGCCTTCATTCTCACCACGTGCCACACGCCGAGTATCGGCCCCGCGGAATTAGAAGCGATGCTTGCCGAGGGCATCTTCGGGCAATGTGGCCAAGGGGGAAAGACGGGGAAGCTGTTTCTTGAAGCAGCGACGGGGAAGAAGTTGGAGAGCGGAGTCTACGCACGCTGGCCGGGGTAA
- a CDS encoding phosphatidylglycerophosphatase A, translating to MPTMTHGGTKKFQDRLALWLATGLGVGLASPAPGTFGSLWGLPLALALGSFQQPMSQLVFALGLVLLAIVIADRAASVLGGTKDPQAIVIDEFAALPIAFLGVGPLGWNKLLLGWLLFRVFDIAKPPPCQRAEQLSGGIGIVADDVVAAVYACLSLHAIIWLDSTLSLEYLQ from the coding sequence ATGCCAACCATGACACACGGTGGCACGAAAAAGTTCCAGGATCGCCTCGCATTATGGCTTGCCACGGGTTTAGGCGTGGGGCTCGCTTCGCCGGCTCCGGGTACCTTTGGCAGCCTATGGGGTTTGCCCTTGGCTCTCGCTCTAGGCTCGTTCCAGCAGCCGATGTCACAACTCGTATTTGCACTGGGGCTAGTCCTCTTGGCAATTGTTATCGCCGATCGAGCGGCATCAGTTTTGGGTGGGACGAAAGATCCCCAAGCAATTGTGATCGACGAATTCGCGGCTCTGCCGATCGCCTTTTTGGGGGTTGGACCCTTGGGCTGGAATAAGTTGCTTCTGGGCTGGCTCTTGTTTCGCGTTTTCGACATTGCCAAGCCCCCGCCTTGTCAGAGGGCTGAGCAACTGTCTGGCGGGATCGGTATTGTTGCAGATGACGTTGTCGCTGCCGTGTACGCCTGCCTAAGTTTGCACGCCATAATTTGGCTCGATTCGACGCTTTCACTTGAGTACCTACAGTAA
- the ribB gene encoding 3,4-dihydroxy-2-butanone-4-phosphate synthase has product MSIEFSTIEEAVEAIGQGRVIIVADAEDRENEGDFICAAEKVTPESVNFMITHGRGQLCMPILPDVSERLQLAPMVEANTAPLGTNYTVPVDHRTSRTGITAGERAKTIQAICDPASIPSDFHRPGHLFPLVAKEGGVLRRAGHTEAAVDLARMAGLMPAGALCEILDEQGDRASRPRLLELSREFDLPIISIEQLIAYRRVREKLVYRQAEAKLPTKYGKGTIIAYGVKYETQEPVVYVIGDPTSVAAPLVRLHSSCFTGDLLESLRCDCGDQLHMALDMIGREGCGVLVYLPQEGRGIGLVEKIKAYALQDEGLDTVEANHALGFKADPRDYGVGIQLLKDLGLSKVRLLTNNPKKTDAFIYGGFNLQVVDQVPIVPPINEHNAAYMATKRDKMGHELPDES; this is encoded by the coding sequence TTGAGTATCGAATTCTCCACGATTGAAGAAGCTGTCGAGGCGATTGGCCAAGGTCGCGTGATCATCGTCGCTGATGCGGAGGACCGCGAAAACGAGGGGGATTTCATCTGCGCGGCCGAAAAAGTGACTCCTGAGAGTGTCAACTTCATGATCACGCACGGGCGGGGGCAGCTTTGCATGCCGATTCTGCCTGACGTGAGCGAGCGGCTCCAGTTGGCTCCGATGGTCGAAGCAAATACGGCTCCGCTTGGCACCAATTATACCGTGCCGGTGGATCATCGGACCTCTCGGACGGGCATTACCGCGGGGGAACGAGCAAAAACGATCCAAGCGATCTGCGACCCGGCGAGCATCCCGAGCGATTTCCACCGACCAGGACACTTGTTCCCCCTCGTTGCAAAAGAAGGTGGCGTTTTGCGGAGGGCTGGTCATACCGAAGCGGCGGTTGATCTGGCACGCATGGCGGGGCTGATGCCCGCGGGGGCTCTCTGTGAAATTCTCGATGAGCAAGGTGACCGTGCGAGCCGACCGCGATTGTTGGAACTTTCCCGCGAATTCGATTTGCCGATTATCTCGATCGAGCAACTCATTGCGTATCGCCGCGTCCGAGAAAAGTTGGTCTACCGCCAGGCGGAGGCGAAGCTGCCAACCAAGTATGGCAAGGGAACGATCATCGCCTACGGCGTGAAGTACGAGACCCAAGAGCCAGTCGTTTATGTAATTGGCGACCCTACCAGCGTGGCGGCTCCACTGGTGCGATTGCATAGTTCGTGTTTCACCGGAGATCTCTTGGAATCGCTCCGCTGTGATTGTGGCGATCAACTGCACATGGCGCTTGACATGATCGGTCGTGAGGGTTGCGGTGTTCTGGTTTATCTTCCCCAGGAAGGTCGCGGGATCGGCCTTGTCGAGAAGATCAAGGCTTACGCGCTTCAAGATGAGGGACTCGACACCGTTGAAGCAAACCATGCCCTGGGCTTCAAGGCGGACCCAAGAGACTATGGCGTGGGCATCCAGCTTCTGAAAGATTTGGGCCTCTCAAAAGTTCGCTTGCTGACGAACAACCCAAAGAAAACCGACGCATTCATCTACGGAGGCTTTAACCTCCAAGTGGTTGATCAAGTGCCGATCGTTCCGCCGATCAACGAACACAATGCTGCTTACATGGCCACGAAGCGAGACAAAATGGGGCACGAATTGCCCGACGAGTCGTAG
- a CDS encoding NADPH-dependent assimilatory sulfite reductase hemoprotein subunit, whose protein sequence is MSDVLKSLQAKSSASKSKDKEAKPSAVEGFKTESNYLLGPIPEELVDGTDKFGKASIQLLKHHGTYQQDNRDERGKDGKKFSFMVRSAIPGGKLTSDQLVAQLDLCDEVGNQTLRITTRQGLQLHGVLKGDLKTVIAKINQSQLTTLAACGDVERNVMCSPAPYKGDPVYDQMQDLADRLAKHLQPRTPAYHELWLKDEDTGEKTLAGGGLDPNEVIEPLYGPTYLPRKFKTGIGLPGDNAADIYSQDLGLMAIAEDWNVVGYNVLVGGGFGTTPSAAKTFPAIAMPMCFVSPTQAIDVATAIIKVQRDFGNRSDRKVARMKYLIRNWGLDRFKEKVEEYYGQELQPPRAIHINAHNDGMGWHAQGDGRFFYGLNVENGRIKDEGPYKLKTALREIAKALNPPLRLTPHQGIIFCDLEESAHATLTEILRRNGVPLTEETSAVRRWSMACPALPTCGLAITESERRLPSMMDELEEELSKLGLAEEEFTTRMTGCPNGCARPYNSDIGLVGKTAGKYTVFLGGRIEGDRLNFIYKDLVPDEEVVAELAKVFRFFRDERQGEESFGDFCHRIGKEGLLAKCDDSEGSPA, encoded by the coding sequence ATGTCTGACGTCCTCAAATCCTTGCAAGCCAAGTCCTCAGCCTCCAAATCGAAGGACAAAGAGGCCAAACCGAGTGCCGTTGAGGGCTTCAAGACGGAGAGCAATTACCTTCTGGGTCCCATCCCCGAGGAACTTGTCGACGGGACCGACAAATTCGGCAAGGCGAGCATCCAGCTCCTCAAACACCACGGGACCTACCAGCAGGACAATCGTGATGAGCGGGGTAAGGATGGCAAGAAGTTCAGTTTTATGGTTCGTTCGGCCATTCCCGGGGGAAAGCTCACAAGCGATCAGTTGGTGGCTCAACTTGACCTCTGTGACGAGGTCGGCAACCAGACGCTGCGAATCACAACCCGGCAGGGGCTACAGCTTCACGGCGTCCTCAAGGGCGATCTCAAGACCGTTATTGCGAAGATCAACCAAAGCCAGCTCACAACACTTGCCGCCTGCGGCGATGTCGAACGCAACGTGATGTGTTCTCCTGCACCCTACAAGGGCGACCCTGTTTACGATCAGATGCAGGACCTCGCAGATCGGCTAGCCAAGCACTTACAACCACGCACTCCTGCTTACCACGAGTTGTGGCTGAAAGACGAAGACACTGGCGAAAAGACGTTAGCTGGTGGTGGCCTCGACCCCAACGAAGTGATCGAACCGCTGTACGGGCCGACCTATCTGCCACGGAAGTTCAAGACCGGCATTGGGCTTCCTGGAGACAATGCGGCTGACATTTACTCACAAGACCTGGGTCTGATGGCCATTGCTGAGGACTGGAATGTCGTTGGGTACAACGTACTCGTAGGGGGCGGCTTTGGCACCACGCCAAGCGCCGCGAAGACCTTCCCTGCGATTGCGATGCCCATGTGCTTCGTCTCACCAACACAAGCAATCGACGTTGCCACGGCAATCATCAAAGTTCAGCGTGACTTTGGCAATCGGAGCGACCGCAAAGTCGCCCGGATGAAGTACCTCATCCGCAATTGGGGGCTCGACCGCTTCAAGGAAAAAGTCGAAGAATACTACGGCCAAGAACTCCAACCGCCGCGGGCGATTCACATCAATGCCCACAACGACGGGATGGGCTGGCATGCTCAGGGAGATGGCAGGTTCTTTTACGGACTAAACGTCGAGAACGGCCGCATCAAGGATGAAGGCCCCTACAAGCTGAAAACTGCACTCCGTGAGATCGCCAAGGCACTCAATCCGCCACTTCGACTCACGCCGCATCAGGGAATCATCTTTTGTGATCTTGAAGAATCGGCCCATGCGACCCTCACAGAGATTCTGCGACGCAACGGCGTGCCACTTACTGAGGAAACAAGTGCCGTCCGACGTTGGTCGATGGCTTGCCCCGCGCTTCCTACCTGTGGTTTAGCCATTACTGAGAGCGAGCGGCGACTTCCCAGCATGATGGATGAGCTTGAGGAAGAGCTTTCCAAGCTTGGCCTCGCCGAAGAAGAGTTTACCACTCGGATGACCGGCTGCCCGAACGGTTGTGCCCGGCCTTACAACTCCGACATTGGCCTCGTTGGTAAGACGGCTGGCAAGTACACGGTATTTCTCGGTGGCCGCATTGAAGGTGATCGCCTGAACTTCATCTACAAGGACCTGGTTCCCGACGAGGAAGTTGTCGCCGAACTAGCCAAGGTGTTCCGTTTTTTCCGTGACGAGCGTCAAGGTGAAGAGTCGTTCGGAGATTTCTGCCACCGCATTGGCAAAGAGGGCCTGCTTGCCAAGTGCGACGACTCGGAGGGCTCGCCCGCTTAG
- a CDS encoding NAD(P)-dependent oxidoreductase, which produces MSPISFPPSTTPLGWIGTGVMGASMCRHLMDAGYSMTLTTRTREKAEPLLSAGAQWADTPREVAEKSRVVFSIVGHPADVREVILGEQGALAGCSDRNVLVDMTTSLPSLAEEIAEKASKQNVIAIDAPVSGGDVGARNGALSIMIGGDKETVEALQPCWDAMGSKWVWQGEAGAGQHTKMVNQTLVAAGMIGICEALLYAYKAGLDLNTAYESVSSGAAGSWAFSNLAPRIIDGDDAPGFFIEHFIKDLGIVLSEAKGLELKLPGVELAHQLYEKASAAGHGKNGTQALIHALADVSGIDWKTRD; this is translated from the coding sequence ATGTCCCCGATCAGTTTTCCACCAAGCACGACACCACTGGGATGGATCGGCACAGGCGTCATGGGGGCAAGCATGTGCCGTCATTTGATGGACGCAGGCTATTCGATGACGCTCACGACGCGTACTCGTGAGAAGGCGGAGCCACTGCTGTCTGCTGGAGCGCAGTGGGCAGACACACCGCGTGAAGTGGCGGAAAAATCTCGCGTTGTCTTTTCGATCGTTGGTCACCCTGCGGATGTCCGCGAAGTGATACTCGGCGAGCAGGGCGCACTCGCGGGCTGTTCAGATCGCAATGTCCTCGTCGACATGACTACCAGCCTGCCGTCGCTAGCTGAAGAAATCGCCGAGAAGGCCTCAAAGCAAAACGTCATCGCCATCGATGCGCCAGTTTCGGGGGGCGATGTGGGCGCACGCAACGGTGCACTCTCGATCATGATTGGAGGCGATAAGGAGACCGTCGAAGCACTCCAGCCTTGCTGGGATGCGATGGGTTCCAAATGGGTCTGGCAAGGGGAAGCTGGTGCCGGGCAACACACGAAGATGGTCAACCAAACACTCGTTGCCGCGGGGATGATTGGTATTTGCGAAGCGTTACTTTATGCCTACAAGGCGGGGCTCGACCTGAATACCGCCTACGAGTCCGTCTCCTCAGGAGCGGCTGGGAGTTGGGCGTTTTCCAATCTCGCCCCCAGAATCATCGACGGTGATGACGCCCCCGGCTTTTTCATCGAGCACTTTATCAAGGACCTGGGGATCGTCCTCTCCGAGGCGAAGGGACTCGAACTGAAGCTGCCCGGGGTCGAGCTGGCTCACCAGCTCTACGAAAAAGCCTCCGCTGCGGGCCACGGCAAGAATGGGACGCAAGCGCTGATCCATGCCCTTGCCGATGTTTCTGGAATTGATTGGAAGACTCGAGACTAA
- a CDS encoding PEP-CTERM sorting domain-containing protein gives MKLSIRTTIAGMVAAACVSAWTPAAQAQDLPEELVALFEQLGIPYGDAATPAADVPETPSSQPTPTDQPVNEPIDIFEILGLDPADYPPTSNPVEPDPQPKVDPEVVEPVGLSEDEIEFFRMIGIEITASGEVIPPQNPGPAEPVEIIDTEEELQDFFTSVGITIDENGSPVTSTPTELPPATPSDINELLSSLGIPYGSPAFAQAVAANSSLAVPEPSSLLLAGMLANFALLRRKRT, from the coding sequence ATGAAATTATCAATTCGCACAACGATCGCAGGCATGGTAGCAGCAGCTTGTGTCTCGGCTTGGACTCCTGCCGCACAAGCTCAGGACCTGCCCGAAGAGCTTGTAGCTCTTTTCGAGCAGTTGGGGATTCCTTACGGCGATGCAGCAACTCCAGCTGCTGACGTCCCAGAGACACCGAGTTCGCAGCCAACGCCCACGGACCAACCTGTAAACGAGCCAATCGATATTTTTGAAATCTTGGGATTGGACCCTGCAGACTATCCTCCCACGAGCAACCCGGTCGAGCCCGATCCGCAGCCCAAGGTCGACCCTGAAGTCGTCGAGCCTGTGGGACTTTCGGAAGATGAGATCGAGTTCTTCCGAATGATAGGAATCGAAATTACGGCATCTGGAGAAGTCATCCCACCGCAGAATCCCGGCCCTGCTGAGCCTGTGGAGATTATCGATACAGAAGAGGAATTGCAGGACTTCTTTACGAGCGTAGGAATCACGATTGATGAAAACGGCTCGCCGGTAACTTCTACGCCAACCGAGTTGCCACCTGCAACCCCCTCCGACATTAACGAGCTACTCAGTTCATTGGGGATTCCTTACGGCAGTCCCGCATTCGCCCAGGCAGTTGCGGCCAATTCCAGCTTGGCAGTTCCCGAACCCAGCTCGCTGCTCCTTGCAGGGATGTTGGCCAATTTTGCACTGCTACGAAGAAAGCGGACCTAA
- the folD gene encoding bifunctional methylenetetrahydrofolate dehydrogenase/methenyltetrahydrofolate cyclohydrolase FolD, with protein MPAKLLDGKALAKTIREELAVEVVEFIQQTEVVPSLAAVLVGDDPASEVYVRMKRKDCEQVGIHSVMHRLPEATSETELLTLVDELNADSSIHGILVQLPLPKQINEQAILDAISPDKDVDAFHPSNVGLMVQGRPRFLPCTPSGVQQLLIREGIETAGKHVVVVGRSEIVGKPLSVMMALRGPGGDATVTICHSRTKDLAAVTKEADILIVAIGKPEFVTGDMVKPGAVVIDVGVNRTEAGLVGDVDFKAVGEVASCLTPVPGGVGPLTRVMLLVNTLTAARQASS; from the coding sequence ATGCCCGCCAAACTCCTCGACGGTAAAGCCCTTGCCAAGACCATTCGCGAAGAACTCGCCGTGGAAGTGGTCGAGTTCATTCAACAGACGGAAGTCGTCCCCTCTCTGGCCGCTGTGCTCGTTGGCGACGATCCGGCGAGTGAAGTCTATGTGCGAATGAAACGTAAAGATTGCGAACAGGTGGGCATCCATAGCGTGATGCATCGGCTGCCGGAAGCAACCAGCGAGACGGAGTTATTGACGCTCGTCGACGAGTTGAATGCCGATTCGTCAATCCACGGCATCCTCGTTCAGCTTCCCTTGCCGAAGCAGATCAACGAGCAGGCGATTCTCGATGCGATCTCACCCGATAAGGATGTCGACGCGTTTCACCCCTCGAACGTCGGTCTGATGGTCCAGGGCCGACCGCGTTTTCTACCGTGTACCCCCAGCGGCGTGCAGCAGTTGCTCATTCGTGAAGGGATTGAAACCGCCGGCAAGCACGTTGTGGTGGTAGGGCGTAGTGAGATTGTTGGTAAGCCACTCTCGGTGATGATGGCCCTGCGTGGTCCCGGAGGCGATGCGACCGTGACGATTTGCCACAGTCGGACTAAAGACCTAGCGGCGGTCACAAAGGAGGCAGACATTCTGATCGTCGCGATTGGAAAGCCCGAATTCGTCACGGGCGACATGGTGAAACCGGGCGCGGTGGTGATCGACGTTGGTGTGAATCGCACCGAGGCAGGACTTGTCGGCGATGTCGATTTCAAGGCTGTTGGTGAAGTTGCTAGTTGCCTGACACCCGTTCCTGGCGGTGTGGGGCCCCTGACGCGGGTGATGCTCCTGGTGAACACACTCACGGCGGCTCGGCAAGCAAGCAGCTAG
- a CDS encoding RNA methyltransferase, translating to MPEHLTSRNNPRVKDAVKLKQRRQRERQGRFFIDGVREIDRALNAGLAIVEAFVCESLCTADEAQTLAKRLEKQAKEYFTVTPDVFEKLCFGERTDGVLAVAATPKHTLEDIELPERPLIAVLEGLEKPGNIGAALRSADGAGLDAVIVANPGTDLFNPNTVRASLGTVFGGNIATATSEEAISWLRSHELPAYAARPEANHRYDSVIYQHGAAIVLGSEAEGLTDTWYGAGVTAIGLPMHGIADSLNVSATAAVLFYEARRQWDRSS from the coding sequence ATGCCCGAACACCTCACCAGCCGCAACAACCCGAGAGTCAAAGACGCCGTCAAGCTCAAGCAGCGACGGCAGCGTGAGCGGCAAGGGCGATTCTTTATTGATGGCGTTCGTGAAATTGACCGGGCACTTAATGCGGGGCTCGCCATCGTAGAGGCGTTCGTCTGCGAATCGCTTTGCACCGCGGATGAAGCTCAAACTCTGGCGAAGCGGCTAGAAAAGCAAGCCAAAGAATACTTTACGGTCACACCGGATGTGTTTGAGAAGCTCTGCTTCGGCGAACGGACCGACGGCGTGCTAGCCGTTGCCGCGACGCCTAAACACACACTCGAAGACATTGAGCTGCCCGAGCGGCCACTAATTGCCGTGCTCGAAGGCTTAGAAAAACCGGGCAACATTGGTGCGGCGTTGCGTAGCGCTGACGGCGCGGGACTTGATGCCGTGATTGTGGCAAATCCGGGAACCGATCTCTTCAACCCGAACACCGTCCGCGCAAGTCTAGGTACGGTATTCGGGGGCAACATTGCCACTGCTACCAGCGAGGAAGCGATAAGCTGGTTACGTTCACACGAACTTCCCGCCTATGCCGCTCGTCCTGAGGCGAATCATCGCTACGACAGTGTGATTTACCAACACGGTGCGGCCATCGTTCTCGGCAGCGAGGCCGAGGGGCTCACTGACACATGGTACGGGGCAGGCGTCACTGCGATTGGTCTACCAATGCATGGAATCGCCGATAGTCTCAACGTTTCAGCTACTGCAGCAGTTCTCTTCTATGAGGCTCGAAGGCAGTGGGATCGTTCATCTTGA
- a CDS encoding ROK family protein produces the protein MSLETLKHETINGREVSLRIGVDMGGSDIKFGATDLDAGMILLPELVKLPSLSQQGPEKTISQIITGINAVLEELGAAWSQVATVAVTVPCPCSPDGVILEVTNLGTPETKHLWEVPFGDLLAEAVKAEASCAIPVFACNDANAAGQDDDFVRYGLSADPRTSLFITTGTGMGGCVIVNGSVHYGIGQAGELGHMKIAVPYAYANRFSAEPNPPCGCGGSQCVETRASLTGLIRRVTWALSDEGVALIRDELETEGREFNPDTVAKLKELYEVTPKRAAYEVRTFADAHEDAFCRWLLEDWAIMIGALFASLAPAFHPDLMVIGGGMTEISDQAKEWFLRVVHQSYDQTNAQRSFDRGEGNCEIVWSVSTDQGWRGAILMGIRAGQV, from the coding sequence GTGTCTCTTGAAACCCTCAAGCACGAAACCATAAACGGTCGTGAAGTCAGCCTCCGCATCGGCGTCGATATGGGCGGCAGTGACATCAAGTTTGGTGCTACCGATCTCGACGCGGGGATGATCTTGCTACCAGAGTTGGTGAAGCTTCCCAGCCTTTCCCAGCAAGGTCCTGAGAAGACCATCAGCCAGATCATCACCGGTATCAATGCCGTACTGGAGGAGTTGGGAGCTGCGTGGTCGCAGGTCGCGACCGTTGCTGTGACGGTGCCCTGCCCTTGCTCGCCCGACGGGGTGATTCTGGAAGTGACGAATCTTGGCACGCCGGAGACGAAGCACCTCTGGGAAGTGCCCTTCGGAGATCTGCTCGCTGAAGCAGTCAAGGCAGAGGCGAGCTGCGCGATTCCCGTATTCGCCTGCAACGATGCCAACGCTGCTGGGCAGGACGACGACTTTGTACGCTACGGCTTGAGTGCAGACCCGCGTACAAGTTTGTTCATCACGACCGGTACCGGTATGGGCGGTTGCGTCATCGTAAACGGCAGCGTGCATTACGGCATCGGTCAGGCGGGTGAGCTGGGACACATGAAAATTGCCGTGCCGTACGCCTACGCGAATCGCTTCTCGGCGGAGCCGAACCCACCGTGTGGTTGCGGTGGAAGTCAATGTGTGGAAACCAGGGCATCGCTTACGGGGTTGATTCGCCGGGTGACTTGGGCGCTCTCAGACGAGGGAGTCGCGTTGATCCGAGACGAACTCGAAACCGAGGGTCGAGAATTCAACCCGGACACGGTCGCGAAGCTGAAAGAACTTTATGAGGTTACGCCCAAGCGTGCCGCTTATGAGGTACGCACCTTCGCCGACGCCCATGAGGACGCCTTTTGCCGCTGGCTTCTTGAAGACTGGGCGATCATGATCGGGGCGTTGTTCGCCAGTCTGGCACCCGCGTTTCACCCCGATCTGATGGTCATCGGCGGCGGGATGACGGAGATCTCCGACCAAGCGAAGGAGTGGTTCCTTCGTGTTGTGCATCAGTCTTACGACCAGACGAATGCCCAGCGGAGCTTTGATCGTGGCGAGGGGAATTGCGAAATCGTTTGGAGTGTCAGCACCGATCAAGGTTGGCGTGGGGCGATTCTCATGGGGATTCGCGCGGGGCAGGTTTAG
- a CDS encoding alpha/beta hydrolase, translating into MRSLLTLVVFGLVVFGTLHSTARAEHGEAPKAAKPEIVVKYGQTYTKRESGPLKADVYMPAGEGPHPAVLVVHGGAWRMGSRAQLSGIAQRLAREGFTAVAISYRLAPQHKFPAQIEDCKAAVEWMRRQAQEWKIDPTRIGGFGYSAGAHLVALLGTSDEQDGLEDPVSNSKASTRLQAVAGGGTPSDFRVIPPDERWLSFWLGGTRREKPEQYRRASPVVYASEDDPPMFLFHGEKDRLVPLDSSKHLVDSLTKVGVPAELYVAPECGHSVTAFDRTAIDKSVEFLKSELQHVQATAGASP; encoded by the coding sequence ATGAGAAGCTTATTAACGCTTGTGGTTTTTGGGCTTGTGGTCTTTGGGACGCTCCACTCGACGGCAAGAGCTGAGCACGGCGAAGCACCCAAAGCTGCGAAACCCGAGATTGTCGTCAAGTACGGGCAGACCTACACCAAACGCGAGTCGGGCCCGCTCAAGGCCGATGTCTACATGCCTGCCGGCGAAGGCCCTCACCCGGCAGTTCTCGTCGTTCATGGCGGAGCGTGGCGGATGGGGAGTCGAGCTCAGCTCAGCGGAATCGCCCAAAGACTCGCTCGCGAAGGATTCACCGCCGTGGCAATCAGTTACCGCCTTGCCCCGCAACATAAATTTCCTGCTCAAATCGAAGACTGCAAGGCAGCCGTCGAGTGGATGCGGAGGCAAGCCCAGGAGTGGAAGATCGACCCAACGCGAATTGGCGGCTTTGGCTATTCAGCCGGGGCACACTTGGTCGCGCTACTGGGCACAAGCGATGAGCAGGACGGGCTCGAAGATCCCGTGTCTAACAGCAAGGCGAGCACCCGGCTGCAAGCCGTCGCCGGAGGGGGTACTCCCTCAGATTTCCGGGTGATTCCGCCCGACGAGCGTTGGCTCTCTTTCTGGCTTGGAGGGACCCGACGCGAAAAGCCGGAACAATACCGTCGCGCTTCTCCCGTAGTTTACGCGAGCGAAGACGACCCGCCAATGTTCTTATTCCACGGCGAGAAGGATCGGCTCGTTCCCTTGGATAGTTCGAAGCATCTGGTCGATTCGCTAACCAAAGTCGGTGTGCCAGCTGAGCTTTACGTTGCGCCCGAATGCGGACACAGCGTCACTGCTTTTGATCGCACAGCCATCGATAAGTCGGTCGAATTCTTAAAGTCTGAGCTTCAACACGTCCAAGCGACCGCCGGGGCCAGCCCATGA